The sequence below is a genomic window from Spirochaetota bacterium.
TTTCTCGCCTTTACTTTTCCGTATTTTTTCCTTTCAACTGCCCTTGGGTCTCTTCTCACTAAATTGAGTCTCCTTAAGTTAGGTCTTAATGTTTGAGTGTCATACTTTGCTAAAGCAAGGGATATTCCATGTCTTATAGCCTGTGCTTGAGACGAGATACCACCACCTTTTACTGTTACATAAACATCAAACTTACCCTCAGTATTTGTTACTCTGAAAGGTTCTAGAACAGTATCAATATATTCTTGAATATTCTTAAAGTAATCCTTAAGAAGAAGACCGTTGACAGTTATATTACCTTTACCACCAGGACTTAAAAAAACCCTAGCAGTTGCTGTCTTTCTACCACCTCTTGCTATAACAGTTTTAGCCATAACTACACCTCCTAGACCTTGTATTCAATCGCACCGGAAGGAATCTTAACATTATCATCCTTTACTACTATCATCCTTCTCAATCTATGTTTCCTCAATCTATTCTTTGGTAACATTCCTCTGACAACTC
It includes:
- the rpsI gene encoding 30S ribosomal protein S9 is translated as MAKTVIARGGRKTATARVFLSPGGKGNITVNGLLLKDYFKNIQEYIDTVLEPFRVTNTEGKFDVYVTVKGGGISSQAQAIRHGISLALAKYDTQTLRPNLRRLNLVRRDPRAVERKKYGKVKARKSKQYSKR